Proteins encoded in a region of the Gopherus flavomarginatus isolate rGopFla2 chromosome 19, rGopFla2.mat.asm, whole genome shotgun sequence genome:
- the C19H17orf78 gene encoding uncharacterized protein C17orf78 homolog, translating to MFKNPQRGKKNCAHDYNLSCPFHSDLRDYDCHVENSSEVLSESTRSMSILLQESEKAVAKGELSRNHTVATLQCSGLHSSIQVNLLYSEKMYSVFTNKTNVKYTLQSLKVITDPDESVSTAHRCLLLTDHKQSFQTEFNLTGKVFLVGLSNCIINAKLSEPEMFAEQLHATEVHQQNSSSGIGEDRLLRLTRRQSIYVKAVIICVLLPCALAFIVFVIFEVPFPCPCPGWSQQCNCIQKCKRQGEERTENPNSVSSEGSVMVGHKKGTTQGASEQPPWSKAAKIIAIYET from the exons atgtttaaaaatccacAAAGAGGCAAGAAAAACTGTGCACATGATTACAATCtgtcatgtccattccactcagACCTCAGAGATTATGACTGTCATGTGGAAAATTCTTCAGAAGTACTGTCTGAAAGCACAAGAAGCATGAGCATCTTACTGCAAG AGTCTGAAAAGGCAGTGGCAAAAGGGGAGCTAAGCAGAAACCATACAGTCGCCACTTTGCAATGCTCTGGTCTGCACAGCTCCATACAAGTAAATCTCCTTTACTCAGAGAAGATGTACAGTGTTTTCACAAACAAGACAAACGTTAAATACACCCTCCAAAGCCTGAAAGTCATCACTGATCCAGATGAGAGTGTTTCTACTGCCCACAGGTGTCTCTTATTAACAGATCATAAACAAAGTTTTCAGACTGAATTTAACCTTACAGGCaaag TGTTTCTGGTGGGGCTATCAAATTGCATTATTAATGCAAAGCTGTCTGAGCCTGAAATGTTTGCAGAGCAACTGCACGCCACAGAGGTACACCAACAGAACAGCAGCTCAG GCATAGGTGAAGACAGGCTGCTCAGACTAACACGAAGACAAAGCATCTATGTCAAAGCAGTAATCATATGTGTCCTGCTACCCTGTGCATTAGCCTTCATTGTGTTTGTTATATTTGAAGTTCCCTTCCCA TGTCCatgccctggctggagccagcaatGCAACTGTATTCAGAAATGTAAAAGACAAGGAGAAGAACGCACAGAAAACCCAAATTCTGTATCATCCGAAGGATCTGTCATGGTAGGTCACAAAAAGGGAACcacaca